In Ensifer sp. PDNC004, the sequence TATTTCGATCTCATGGTTCGCTCGGTGATTGCGGTCACCGATGCGGTGCTTCCGGGCATGCGCGAGCGCAAATGGGGCCGCATCGTTACTTCGACGTCTTCCGGCGTCGTCGCGCCGATTGCAAATCTCGGCATATCGAACAGCCTGCGGCTGGCCTTGGTCGGCTGGTCGAAGACCCTGGCGCGCGAGGTCGGCCGCGACGGCATCACCGCAAACATCGTGCTGCCGGGGCGCATCGCCACCGGCCGGATCGTCTTTCTGGACGAGCAGAAAGCCAAGCGCGAGAACCGGCCCGTTGCCGATGTCACGGCCGAAAGCACCGGGTCGATCCCGGTCGGGCGCTACGGCGATCCGAAGGAATATGGCGACACCGTCACTTTCCTTGCCAGCCCCCGCGCCTCCTACATCACCGGCTCAGTCATCCGTGTCGATGGCGGCCTGATCAACAGCATTTGATTTGGGTCTCCCATGACACTTGAACCTCACGTCGTTGAAACCCTGAAGAGCGTCTCCACTGCGACGCTTACGACGGTTCTCCTCAAAAAAGGGCTTCGCAACATCTGGATGCGCGGCACGAAGCCGCTGAAGCCCGGCCAGGGACGGGTTGTCGGCAAGGCATTTACGCTGCGCTTCATTCCTGCCCGAGAGGACCTCGCTACGCCTGCAAGCTGGGCGTCGCCAATCTCTACCCGGGCGGCGATCGAAGCGATGCCGGAGGGCTGCATCGCCGTCGCCGATGCGGTGGGCGTCAGTGACGCCGGCATCTTCGGCGATATCCTGTGCGCCCGGATGGCGAAACGCAAAGTTGCCGGCCTCGTCACCGATGGCGTGATGCGGGACGGCGAGGGGGTGCTGGCGAGCGGCATGAAGGTGTGGTGCAATGGCATCGCAGCACCGCCTTCCGTCGCAGGCCTGACCTTCGTTGGGTGGCAGGAGCCGATCAATTGCGGCGGCGTTGCCGTTCTGCCTGATGATGTTGTCGTGGTCGACGACGACGGCGCAGTCCTTATCCCGGCCGCGCTCCTCGAAGAGGTGCTCGCTGAGGCACCCGAACAGGAACGCATAGAAGGCTGGATCATGAGCGAAGTGGATCGGGGCGTACCGCTTCCCGGTCTTTACCCGATGAACGCTGAAACGAAGGCCCGCTACGAGGCCTGGAAGGAAAAGCAGAAATGACGTTCAGCACGCAATCCAAGGGCGTCTACGCCATTGCGACGACACCGTTTTTCGAGGACGGCTCGATCGACTTCAACTCGATCGACAAGTTGACGGACTTTTATGAGGAGAGCGGTTGCACCGGCGTCACGATCCTTGGGATCATGGGGGAGGCCCCGAAGCTCGAGCCGGAGGAAAGCCGAGCCATCGTCAAGCGCGTTGTCTCCCGGTCGAAGATTCCAGTGATCGTCGGGGTCTCCGCTCCAGGCTTTGCCAGCATGCGCTCGCTGGCGCGTGACTCGATGGAGATGGGTGCTGCCGGCGTCATGATCGCTCCGCCACCCGCGCTGCGCACAGATGATCAGATCGTCAACTATTTCGCCGGGGCGGTGGAAGCGGTCGGCGAAGATGTGCCGTGGGTTCTGCAGGATTACCCGCTGACCCTCACGGTTGTCATGACACCAGGCGTCATCGCGAAGATCATCACCAACCACCCGTCCTGCCTCATGCTGAAGCACGAGGACTGGCCCGGTCTTGAGAAAATTTCGAAGTTGCGCGCCATGCAGAAGGCAGGCGACCTTCGCGAGTTTTCCATCCTCTGCGGCAACGGCGGCCTGTTCCTCGACTTCGAGCCGGAGCGCGGTGCCGATGGAGCCATGACCGGCTATGGCTTTCCGGACATGCTTACCGAACTGATGAAGCTTTCTGCGGCCGGAAAGAGGGATGAAGCACACGATCTCTTCGACGCGCACCTGCCTCTAATCCGTTACGAGCAGCAGCTCGGGATCGGCCTTGCCATTCGCAAGCACGTTTTGAAGCGTCGCGGCGTCATCGCCACCGACGCGCAGCGCAAGCCGGCACAGATGCTCACGTCGGCCGCGCGGGCAGAAGTGGATTACCTGCTTGCCCGCGTCGCGCGACACGACAAGCGCGCTGCCCTTTAATTACCCGCCTGTCCCAAGCCCGTCCACCGCCGATCAAAGGCCGCGGACGGGCGTAGAGGGGGCCATCCTCCACCATCCTGAGCCGAGGGCCATGAGGACGGGATTTCGATCTTGGCGATCGTCGAACATGGCGGTTGAAGAACGAGGCTTGACGATGCAGGGCCAGGAAGATTTCCTTGAACGGACGTTGCGGATCGGTGTGATCGTTGCGGTCGCGATCCTGCTTGCGACGATCCAGTACGTGGTCTCCTCGCGATCTCTCTATCCGGCTCTTTGAGAGAAAGCCGCGCCCGCACACCTTAAGCTGGCGGGCTTGGCTGCTTTCCTCGCGCATCTCTTTCAACGAGTGAAATAGCCCTGCCACCCAACAAGCAATCGCTTGATGGGTGGCAGGGCTTTGCCCGAGACTTACGCCAGCGTGTAGGCCGTCTTGACGGTTGTGTAGAACTCGGCGGCGTAGCGTC encodes:
- a CDS encoding SDR family oxidoreductase encodes the protein MDLQLNGKTALVFGAGGGLGGAIARSLAAEGVSVVVADIHEESAKATAQAIKETGGKAIPLVWDIGDLSLIGQKLDAIKAAFGPVDILVNNTGGPPPTPAAGQSPDDWSKYFDLMVRSVIAVTDAVLPGMRERKWGRIVTSTSSGVVAPIANLGISNSLRLALVGWSKTLAREVGRDGITANIVLPGRIATGRIVFLDEQKAKRENRPVADVTAESTGSIPVGRYGDPKEYGDTVTFLASPRASYITGSVIRVDGGLINSI
- a CDS encoding ribonuclease activity regulator RraA; its protein translation is MTLEPHVVETLKSVSTATLTTVLLKKGLRNIWMRGTKPLKPGQGRVVGKAFTLRFIPAREDLATPASWASPISTRAAIEAMPEGCIAVADAVGVSDAGIFGDILCARMAKRKVAGLVTDGVMRDGEGVLASGMKVWCNGIAAPPSVAGLTFVGWQEPINCGGVAVLPDDVVVVDDDGAVLIPAALLEEVLAEAPEQERIEGWIMSEVDRGVPLPGLYPMNAETKARYEAWKEKQK
- a CDS encoding dihydrodipicolinate synthase family protein, which encodes MTFSTQSKGVYAIATTPFFEDGSIDFNSIDKLTDFYEESGCTGVTILGIMGEAPKLEPEESRAIVKRVVSRSKIPVIVGVSAPGFASMRSLARDSMEMGAAGVMIAPPPALRTDDQIVNYFAGAVEAVGEDVPWVLQDYPLTLTVVMTPGVIAKIITNHPSCLMLKHEDWPGLEKISKLRAMQKAGDLREFSILCGNGGLFLDFEPERGADGAMTGYGFPDMLTELMKLSAAGKRDEAHDLFDAHLPLIRYEQQLGIGLAIRKHVLKRRGVIATDAQRKPAQMLTSAARAEVDYLLARVARHDKRAAL